In the genome of Streptomyces sp. SAI-127, the window GTGCGCTGCGGGTCATGCTCGTGGTGGTGCTCGTCGGCACCGTGCTGGTACAGGTGTTGATGGTATGGACGTTGGTGAGCGGGAGGGATCCGGAGGACGGGTCCCTCCCGCTGACCGCTCTGCGCGTGATCACGGTCCTGGGCATGGTCTCGGTCCAGGTCGCCGTGGTCTGCGTGGGGCGGCTGGTGACGATGGTGCGACGCGGAACCGTGTTCTCCCACGCCGCCTTCCGGTACGTGGACGGGGTCATCGGCGCGATCGTGGCGGCAGCCCTCGTGTGGTTCGCGGTCACCATCGTCAATGCGCCCGGCCAGCGGGACGACCCGGGCGTCACCGTCATCATGGGCGGCATCGGCCTGGCCATCCTGGGGGTCGCGCTCATCGTGCTCGTACTGCGGATGCTGCTCGCCCAGGCCGTCGCTCGCGACGTCGAAGCGGCGCAGATGCAGGCCGAGTTGGACGAGGTGATCTGATGCCGATCACCGTCGACATCGACGTCATGCTGGCCAGGCGGAAGATGTCCGTGGGCGAGCTCGCGGACCGCGTGGGGATCACGCCCGCCAACCTGGCGGTACTCAAGAACGGCCGCGCCAAGGCGGTACGCTTCGCGACGCTCGCCGCGCTCTGCGAGGTGCTCAAGTGCCAGCCGGGCGACCTGCTGCGCTGGGAGGCCGACGACGCCTCGGGCGGATGACGTACCCGAGGGCGGGCGGGAGAACACCAGGCGGAGCCGCCTCCACATCGCTCCGACCAAGGTATTGACTCCCTTTCCCGCGGCTGCCATCGTTACGCCCACATAGACATCAGATGTCTGATGTCAGATGTGATCACCGAACGAAGAGGTTCTCGCCATGTCACTCTCCGACGACCTCGCCGAGCAGCTGCTCACCGCGATCATCGACGGTCAGTACCCGCCGGACTCCGCCCTCCCGCCCGAGGGAGAACTCTCGGAGCAGGGTGGGGTCAGCCGGCTGACCGTGCGTGAGGCGGTCAAGCATCTGCGGGCGCAGAACGTCGTACGGGTGGTGCGCGGCCGGGGCACCTACGTCAACCCGCCGGACCGGTGGACGGCGCTGGAGCCGGTGGTGCGGGCGGCCTCGCGTACCGCGAGCGGCGCCCTGTCGGAGCGTCTGATCGAGGCGCGCCGGCTCATAGAGAACGGCGCGTGCGAGCTCGCCGCCTCGCGTCGTACCGAGGAGGACCTGGAGGAGCTGCGCCGGCATCTCGCCGTCATGCGCGAGGCCGCCGAGGTGGGCGACACCGAGCAGTTCGTGCAGGCCGACATCGACTTCCACGACACGGTGATGCGGGCGACGGGCAATCTGTTCGTCCCGCTGCTGTTCGAGCCGTTCGGGCCGCTGCTCGTCGAGGGGCGCCGGGAGACCTCGGCCGTCCCCGAGATCCGTACGAATGCCATCGCGCACCACGAGACGGTCCTCGCGGCGCTGGAGTCCGGCAGCCCCGACGCCGCCCGGACCGCGATGGACGGGCACATGAACCAGACCGCCGACGACCTGCGCGCCCATGTGATCAAGCGCGACCTCGCCTGACGTCCCCTCCCCCGACTCCCACGCAGCAACAGGAATTCGCCATGTCCCTACCCCGCCATGCCCGGACGGGCCCCGTCGCCGAGGCCGCGGTGCTGGAAGGACTCCCCCCGGTACGGGAGGTGAGCGCCTCCGAGGTGGCCGCCCGCATGTCCGGCGGCCCCCGTCTCGTCGTCCTCGACGACGACCCGACCGGCACCCAGACCGTCGCCGACGTCCCCGTCCTGACCTCCTGGACGGTGGACGACCTGCGCTGGGCGCTACGCCAGGACAGCACCGCCTTCTTCGTCCTCACCAACACCCGCAGCCTGTCCCCGGAGCACGCCGCCACCCGCAACCGCGAGGTCGTCCGCGCCCTGCAGACGGCGTCGAAGGCCGAAGACACCGACTACGTCCTGGCCAGCCGCGGCGACTCCACCCTGCGTGGCCACTTCCCGCTGGAGACCGACGTCCTCGCCGAGGAACTCGGCACCGTGGACGGTGTCGTGCTGGTCCCCGCCTACATCGAGGCCGGCCGGCTGACCGTCGACTCCCGCCACTGGATGCGCACCGCGGACGGCCTCCTCCCGGTGGGCGAGAGCGAGTTCGCCCGTGACGCCACCTTCGGCTACCGCAGCTCCTCGCTGCCCGAGTGGGTCGAGGAGAAGACCGGCGGGCGCACGGCCGCCGACGAGGTCCTGCGCGTCACCCTCGACGACCTGCGTGGCGGCGGCCCGGCGCACACGGCGCGGCTGCTGTCCTCGTTGAGCGGCGGTCGTACGGCCGTGGTCGACGCGGTGTGCGACGACGACCTGCGCGTGCTCGCCCTGGCCCTCACCGAGGCCGAGACCAACGGCACCCGGCTGCTGTACCGGGTCGGGCCCTCCTTCGTCCGAGCCCGTGCGGGGCAGGCCGGGCGGGCGCCTCTCACCCCGGCCGAACTGCGGCCGCTGCGCGGCGACGCGCCGCACGGGCTGATCGCCGTAGGGTCCCATGTGTCGCTGACGACACGGCAGTTGGACCGGCTGCGGGAGCGCGGCGGGATCGCCGAGTACGAGCTCGACGTGGGCCTCCTGCTCGACGAGGAGCGGCGGGACGGGCACATCGCCGAGGTCGCGGCCGCCGCGGCCGGCGCGCTGGAGACGTCCGACGCCGTGATCCGCACCTCGCGCACCCTGGTGACCGGTGCCGACGCGGAGGACAGCCTGGCGATCTCCCGCCGGGTCTCCGCCGCGCTCGTCGAGGCCGTACGGCAGGTCAACGCCATCCGACGGCCCGCCTTCGTCGTCGCCAAGGGCGGCATCACCTCCAGCGACACCGCCACGCACGGTCTGGAGATCCGCCGCGCCTGGGCCCGGGGCACCCTGCTGCCCGGCATCGTCTCGCTCTGGGAACCGGTCGACGGCCCCGCCGCAGGCATCCCCTACATCGTCTTCGCCGGCAACGTCGGCGGCCCCGACGCCCTCGCCGACGCCCTCGACCTGCTCCGGAGCGCACGATGATGCTGCACGGAACCGACGCCCTGCAGCAGGCCGCGGCCACCGGACACGCCCTGCCCGGGTTCGTCGCCTACAACCTCGAGACGGTCCAGGGCATCACGGCCGCCGCCGAGGCCGCCGGACGGCCGGTCCTCATCCAAGCGGGCGCCGGACCCTTCAAGCACGCGGGCCGCGAAGCCCTGATGCGGCTGGCGCTGGACGCCGCCGAGGACTCCCCCACCGCCCGCCTCGGGGTGCACCTCGACCACAGCCGGGACCTCGACGAG includes:
- a CDS encoding DUF2975 domain-containing protein: MGKLTVGALRVMLVVVLVGTVLVQVLMVWTLVSGRDPEDGSLPLTALRVITVLGMVSVQVAVVCVGRLVTMVRRGTVFSHAAFRYVDGVIGAIVAAALVWFAVTIVNAPGQRDDPGVTVIMGGIGLAILGVALIVLVLRMLLAQAVARDVEAAQMQAELDEVI
- a CDS encoding helix-turn-helix transcriptional regulator — encoded protein: MPITVDIDVMLARRKMSVGELADRVGITPANLAVLKNGRAKAVRFATLAALCEVLKCQPGDLLRWEADDASGG
- a CDS encoding FadR/GntR family transcriptional regulator, with the protein product MSLSDDLAEQLLTAIIDGQYPPDSALPPEGELSEQGGVSRLTVREAVKHLRAQNVVRVVRGRGTYVNPPDRWTALEPVVRAASRTASGALSERLIEARRLIENGACELAASRRTEEDLEELRRHLAVMREAAEVGDTEQFVQADIDFHDTVMRATGNLFVPLLFEPFGPLLVEGRRETSAVPEIRTNAIAHHETVLAALESGSPDAARTAMDGHMNQTADDLRAHVIKRDLA
- a CDS encoding four-carbon acid sugar kinase family protein → MSLPRHARTGPVAEAAVLEGLPPVREVSASEVAARMSGGPRLVVLDDDPTGTQTVADVPVLTSWTVDDLRWALRQDSTAFFVLTNTRSLSPEHAATRNREVVRALQTASKAEDTDYVLASRGDSTLRGHFPLETDVLAEELGTVDGVVLVPAYIEAGRLTVDSRHWMRTADGLLPVGESEFARDATFGYRSSSLPEWVEEKTGGRTAADEVLRVTLDDLRGGGPAHTARLLSSLSGGRTAVVDAVCDDDLRVLALALTEAETNGTRLLYRVGPSFVRARAGQAGRAPLTPAELRPLRGDAPHGLIAVGSHVSLTTRQLDRLRERGGIAEYELDVGLLLDEERRDGHIAEVAAAAAGALETSDAVIRTSRTLVTGADAEDSLAISRRVSAALVEAVRQVNAIRRPAFVVAKGGITSSDTATHGLEIRRAWARGTLLPGIVSLWEPVDGPAAGIPYIVFAGNVGGPDALADALDLLRSAR